In Streptomyces violaceusniger Tu 4113, one DNA window encodes the following:
- a CDS encoding amidase, whose translation MEWNFQTAERLAAALRAGEVTSAELTDQAIARIERDDKAINAICVPDFDRARAAARDADQARARGEDRPLLGIPVTVKESYNIAGLPTTWGMPPHRDFMPAEDAVQVSRLKDAGAVVLGKTNVPLGLQDIQSFNEIYGTTNNPWDHGRTPGGSSGGSAAALASGFGALSIGSDIAGSLRTPAHFCGVYAHKPTLGLAANRGMVPPSAPALPVDLDLAVVGPMARTARDLTLLLDIMAGPDPLTLGVAHHLRLPPTRHERLRDFRVLILDEHPLIPTGSAVRAGVNRVADALVDGGAHVERHSPLLPDLAEAGTLYSQLLVSGSVARFPIEPYDRLRSRAAGLSADDQSLDAARLRAMVFSHPDWLQANNRRELHRHGWRQLFAEFDAVVCPITPTPAFPHDHDPNPLERRIDIDGVDYPYFDQLVWAGLATMPGLPATAIPAGRSPEGLPVGVQLIGPMFEDRTPLRLAELLEEKIGGFQAPN comes from the coding sequence ATGGAGTGGAATTTTCAGACGGCCGAAAGGCTCGCGGCCGCTTTGCGTGCCGGTGAAGTGACCTCGGCGGAACTGACCGACCAGGCGATCGCCCGTATCGAGCGGGACGACAAGGCGATCAACGCGATCTGTGTGCCGGACTTCGACCGGGCACGGGCCGCCGCGCGCGATGCCGACCAGGCGCGCGCCCGTGGCGAGGACCGGCCGCTGCTCGGCATTCCGGTGACGGTCAAGGAGTCCTACAACATCGCCGGGCTGCCCACGACCTGGGGCATGCCGCCACACCGCGACTTCATGCCGGCCGAGGACGCGGTGCAGGTGTCGCGGCTCAAGGACGCGGGCGCGGTGGTGCTCGGTAAGACCAATGTGCCCTTGGGGCTGCAAGATATCCAGAGCTTCAACGAGATCTACGGCACCACCAACAACCCGTGGGACCACGGCCGCACGCCGGGCGGATCCTCCGGCGGATCGGCGGCGGCCCTGGCGTCCGGATTCGGCGCGCTGTCCATCGGCTCCGACATCGCCGGTTCATTGCGCACCCCCGCGCATTTCTGCGGTGTCTACGCACACAAGCCGACACTCGGGCTGGCGGCCAACCGCGGTATGGTCCCGCCGTCCGCACCGGCCTTGCCGGTCGACCTCGACCTCGCCGTCGTCGGTCCGATGGCCCGCACCGCCCGCGACCTCACACTCCTGCTCGACATCATGGCCGGACCGGATCCGTTGACGCTCGGCGTGGCGCACCACTTGAGGTTGCCGCCCACGCGCCACGAACGGCTCCGCGACTTCCGGGTCTTGATCCTCGACGAACATCCGCTCATTCCAACCGGGTCGGCGGTGCGGGCGGGCGTGAACCGAGTCGCCGACGCGCTTGTCGACGGCGGCGCCCACGTCGAACGGCACAGTCCGCTGCTACCCGATCTGGCCGAGGCCGGGACGCTCTACAGCCAGTTGCTGGTTTCGGGCTCCGTCGCACGTTTTCCCATCGAACCGTACGATCGGCTGCGGTCCCGCGCCGCCGGACTGAGCGCGGACGACCAGAGTCTCGACGCGGCACGGCTGCGCGCCATGGTGTTCAGCCACCCCGACTGGCTCCAGGCGAACAACCGCCGCGAACTGCACCGCCACGGCTGGCGGCAACTGTTCGCCGAGTTCGATGCCGTGGTGTGCCCGATCACGCCCACTCCCGCGTTCCCGCACGACCACGACCCCAATCCGCTGGAACGCCGGATCGACATCGACGGCGTCGACTACCCGTACTTCGACCAGCTCGTCTGGGCAGGTCTGGCCACCATGCCCGGCCTGCCCGCCACCGCCATACCGGCGGGCCGGTCCCCCGAGGGCCTGCCGGTGGGAGTGCAGCTCATCGGCCCGATGTTCGAGGACCGCACCCCGCTGCGGCTGGCCGAACTGCTCGAAGAGAAGATCGGCGGCTTCCAGGCACCGAATTAG